Proteins encoded by one window of Planktothrix tepida PCC 9214:
- the ntrB gene encoding nitrate ABC transporter permease yields the protein MTTSIKVRSSSNNPLNFVFDWFNKNRNKIIRPLIAVVIFLALWQLLCSGENPNLPSPITTVKESWQLIINPFFDNGGTDKGLFWQVLASLQRVAIGFTLSAIVGIALGILIGTNTFMYDALDPLFQILRTIPPLAWLPIALAAFQQSNPSAIFVIFITAIWPIIINTTVGVQQIPQDYKNVARVLRLPRQKYFFKVLFPSAVPYIFTGLRIGIGLSWLAIIAAEMLVGGVGIGFFIWDAYNSSRISAIIVALIYVGVVGLILDRTIGFIASKVVPAEQK from the coding sequence ATGACCACTAGCATTAAAGTCCGTTCTAGCAGTAATAATCCTCTCAATTTTGTCTTTGATTGGTTTAATAAAAACCGTAATAAAATCATCCGCCCGTTAATTGCAGTAGTTATTTTCCTCGCCCTTTGGCAACTGTTATGTTCAGGAGAAAACCCTAACTTACCTTCTCCCATTACCACCGTTAAAGAATCTTGGCAATTAATTATTAACCCATTTTTTGATAATGGAGGTACAGATAAAGGGTTATTTTGGCAAGTTCTAGCCAGTTTACAACGAGTTGCCATTGGATTTACCTTATCGGCAATTGTTGGAATTGCATTAGGGATTTTAATCGGGACAAATACCTTTATGTATGATGCCTTAGATCCCTTATTTCAAATCCTCAGAACAATTCCTCCCCTGGCTTGGTTACCCATCGCCTTAGCTGCCTTTCAACAATCCAATCCTTCCGCGATTTTCGTCATCTTTATTACAGCAATTTGGCCAATTATTATTAACACCACCGTCGGCGTTCAACAAATTCCCCAAGACTATAAAAACGTAGCTAGAGTGTTACGTTTACCCCGACAAAAATACTTCTTCAAAGTATTATTTCCTTCCGCCGTTCCTTATATCTTTACCGGGTTAAGAATTGGCATCGGTTTATCTTGGTTAGCCATTATTGCGGCGGAAATGTTAGTCGGTGGAGTTGGTATTGGGTTCTTTATTTGGGATGCCTATAATAGTTCTCGAATTAGTGCCATTATCGTTGCTTTAATCTATGTTGGTGTTGTGGGTTTAATCCTCGACCGCACCATTGGTTTCATTGCTTCAAAAGTGGTTCCCGCCGAGCAAAAATAA
- a CDS encoding molybdopterin oxidoreductase family protein, whose protein sequence is MKLIQTLCPFCGVGCGLEIVSTATTDQEIKRDEQGNPIWKVRGDRQHPSSQGMVCVKGATVTESIRRDRLLHPMIRETLDQPFRQVSWDEALNLMVERIQTVQRDYGSDALSMYGSGQFVTEDYYIAQKLMKGCLGTNNFDANSRLCMSSAVSGYVQSLGSDGPPCCYEDLELTDCAFIVGSNTAECHPIVFNRFAKYHKKNPDVKLIVVDPRYTPTAEAADLHLPIRPGTDIDLFNGIGYLLLRWGDIDAVFIDECTRNFQQYAQLLQSYTPEIVAKRCGITIEALETAARYWQQSKRILSLWSMGLNQSSEGTAKVRSLINLHLMTGQIGKAGCGPFSLTGQPNAMGGREAGGLAHLLPGYRFVNNPQHRAEVEQFWGIPEGRISPTPGRTVWDMILGLEQDEVQFLWIAATNPAVSLPDLERTKAALLKSPFTVYQEAYYPTETSAYAHVLLPATQWSEKTGVMTNSERRVTYCPGFDQPLGEARHDWEIFAEVGRRLGFKEQFAFQTSADVYAEFVQLTSGRPCDMSGLSHDRLQHQGPTQWPCPAGSTEPGRQRLYTDNHFATPDRRAIFGGYHSKGLAEPSDPNYPYVLTTGRLYGHWHTLTRTGRTNKTQQMHPDPFIEIHPKDAGNLGIENGDIVEVRSRRGSCQFPAKVTAFIAPGTVFVPMHWGTLWASDAEANTLTHPHACPDSRQPELKACAVQLKSVISHQLSVISQEVDS, encoded by the coding sequence ATGAAATTAATTCAAACACTTTGTCCATTTTGTGGTGTGGGTTGTGGTTTAGAAATTGTCTCTACAGCAACAACTGATCAAGAGATTAAACGGGACGAACAGGGAAACCCGATTTGGAAAGTTCGAGGCGATCGCCAACATCCCTCTAGTCAAGGCATGGTCTGTGTTAAAGGAGCTACCGTCACAGAATCCATTCGTCGTGATCGCCTTTTACACCCAATGATCCGAGAAACCTTAGATCAACCCTTCCGACAAGTGAGTTGGGATGAAGCCTTAAATTTGATGGTAGAACGTATCCAAACGGTTCAACGTGATTATGGTTCCGATGCGTTATCTATGTACGGTTCCGGTCAGTTCGTTACCGAAGATTATTATATTGCCCAAAAACTGATGAAAGGGTGTTTAGGAACCAATAATTTTGATGCAAATTCTCGTTTATGTATGTCTTCTGCTGTATCAGGTTATGTTCAAAGCTTAGGTTCCGATGGCCCCCCTTGTTGTTATGAAGATTTAGAATTAACCGATTGTGCGTTTATTGTCGGTAGTAATACCGCAGAATGTCATCCCATTGTTTTTAATCGTTTCGCTAAATATCATAAAAAAAATCCTGACGTTAAATTAATAGTTGTTGACCCTCGATATACCCCAACTGCCGAAGCCGCCGACCTACATTTACCCATTCGCCCCGGAACGGATATTGATTTATTTAATGGCATTGGTTATTTATTATTAAGATGGGGGGATATTGATGCAGTTTTTATTGATGAATGTACTCGCAACTTTCAACAATATGCTCAACTTTTACAATCCTATACCCCCGAAATTGTAGCTAAACGGTGTGGAATTACAATTGAAGCATTAGAAACAGCCGCCCGTTATTGGCAACAATCGAAACGGATTTTATCGTTATGGTCAATGGGATTAAATCAGTCTTCCGAAGGTACTGCAAAAGTGCGATCGCTGATTAATCTACACTTAATGACAGGTCAAATTGGTAAAGCAGGTTGTGGCCCCTTTTCCCTCACTGGACAACCCAACGCCATGGGAGGACGAGAAGCCGGAGGACTTGCCCATCTATTACCCGGTTATCGCTTTGTCAACAACCCCCAACACCGGGCTGAAGTTGAACAGTTTTGGGGAATTCCTGAAGGTCGCATTTCTCCCACCCCCGGACGCACCGTTTGGGATATGATTCTCGGTTTAGAACAAGATGAAGTGCAGTTTCTCTGGATCGCCGCCACAAATCCGGCTGTTAGTCTACCCGATCTCGAACGTACCAAAGCCGCCTTGTTAAAATCTCCCTTTACTGTCTATCAAGAAGCCTACTATCCCACCGAAACCTCAGCCTATGCCCATGTCCTCCTCCCCGCCACCCAATGGAGCGAAAAAACGGGAGTGATGACCAACTCAGAACGGCGTGTTACCTACTGTCCAGGGTTTGATCAACCTCTGGGAGAAGCTCGACATGACTGGGAGATTTTTGCCGAAGTCGGACGACGCTTAGGGTTTAAAGAACAATTTGCCTTTCAAACCTCGGCGGATGTCTATGCTGAATTTGTGCAACTCACGTCAGGTCGTCCCTGTGATATGTCGGGGTTAAGCCATGACCGTTTGCAACATCAAGGGCCGACCCAATGGCCTTGTCCCGCAGGAAGTACGGAGCCCGGTCGCCAACGCTTATACACTGATAATCATTTTGCGACCCCCGACCGTCGGGCAATTTTTGGCGGGTATCATTCTAAAGGGTTGGCTGAGCCCAGTGATCCGAATTATCCCTATGTGTTAACAACGGGTCGTCTGTATGGTCATTGGCACACCCTCACCCGCACCGGAAGAACCAACAAAACCCAACAAATGCACCCCGACCCCTTTATTGAGATTCATCCCAAAGATGCAGGGAATTTAGGGATTGAAAATGGTGATATTGTTGAAGTGCGTTCTCGGCGGGGAAGTTGTCAATTTCCGGCTAAAGTAACCGCTTTTATCGCCCCTGGAACTGTATTTGTCCCGATGCACTGGGGGACATTATGGGCATCGGACGCAGAAGCCAACACGTTAACCCACCCTCACGCCTGTCCCGACTCTCGCCAACCAGAATTAAAAGCCTGTGCTGTCCAACTGAAATCAGTTATCAGTCATCAGTTATCAGTTATCAGTCAAGAAGTGGATAGTTGA
- a CDS encoding ABC transporter ATP-binding/substrate-binding protein (This model describes the ATP binding subunits of ATP-binding cassette (ABC) transporters for nitrate transport, or for bicarbonate transport, in bacteria and archaea.) encodes MSVFVEVDHVHRVFNLPNGEQYIALKNIELKIKKGEFISLIGHSGCGKSTLLNIIAGLDQASQGGIIVEGREVREPGPDRMVVFQNYSLLPWLTVRENIALAVDEVYRKRSKTERKEIIERHIKLVGLRQAADKLPGEISGGMKQRVAIARALAIRPQLLLLDEPFGALDALTRGGLQEQLMKICEANQVSAVMVTHDVDEALLLSDRIVMLTNGPEAHIGQILDVNIPRPRQRMEVVNHPSYYALRNEIVYFLNQQKKAKKSTLKKAPTVIAKNGLEKVNLDIGFIPLTDCAPLIIAKEKGIFEEYGLTEVNLSRETSWKLLGQGVVEGRLDAAQMVAGMPLAMTLGFGKNPPIPMVTALTLSRNGNAITLNKQLYENGVITLEDFKNYIEKKLDKVHTLGMVHPSSMHNLMLRYWLAAGGINPDQDVNLTVIPPPQMQANLKAGNIDGYCVGGPWNARSVHEGLGFIIANSFDIFPNGHTEKVLGATEDWANRYPKTHIALVKALIEACDYCDDRRNREEILEILCRDEYVGSAPEYTRLGFIDPVQRGDGKPPELLVNYNQFFVDKTNCPDATEFLWIMAEMARWGIIPFPRNWVSIIERVLRTDVYGQAARELGLSDMGRDRQSIKLFDGTIFNPHEPIKYLKNLKIKQEIRIEEIILDPIAA; translated from the coding sequence ATGTCTGTATTCGTCGAAGTTGATCACGTTCATCGCGTTTTTAATCTCCCCAATGGAGAACAATATATTGCACTGAAAAATATTGAACTCAAAATTAAAAAAGGTGAATTTATTTCATTAATCGGACATTCGGGCTGTGGAAAATCGACCCTTTTAAATATTATTGCCGGGTTAGATCAAGCCAGTCAAGGTGGAATTATTGTTGAAGGTCGAGAAGTCCGTGAACCTGGGCCAGATCGCATGGTAGTGTTTCAAAATTATTCCTTATTACCTTGGTTAACGGTACGAGAGAATATTGCCTTAGCCGTTGATGAAGTTTATCGCAAACGGTCTAAAACTGAACGAAAAGAGATTATTGAACGACACATTAAATTAGTCGGTTTAAGACAAGCTGCTGATAAATTACCCGGAGAAATTTCAGGGGGGATGAAACAACGAGTTGCCATCGCCCGTGCCCTTGCTATTCGCCCCCAATTATTACTTTTAGATGAACCCTTTGGGGCGTTAGATGCGTTAACCAGAGGCGGGTTACAAGAGCAGTTAATGAAAATCTGCGAAGCGAACCAAGTCAGTGCTGTGATGGTAACGCACGATGTCGATGAAGCCTTGCTTTTATCGGATCGCATTGTCATGTTAACCAACGGCCCAGAAGCGCATATTGGGCAAATTTTAGATGTGAATATTCCCCGTCCTCGTCAACGCATGGAAGTGGTAAATCATCCCAGCTATTATGCCCTGCGAAATGAAATTGTTTATTTCCTAAACCAACAGAAAAAAGCCAAAAAATCAACACTCAAAAAAGCTCCTACCGTTATTGCCAAAAATGGTTTAGAAAAAGTCAATTTAGATATCGGCTTTATCCCCTTAACCGACTGCGCTCCTTTGATTATTGCCAAAGAAAAAGGAATTTTTGAGGAATATGGCTTAACGGAAGTCAACTTAAGCCGAGAAACCAGTTGGAAACTGTTAGGTCAAGGCGTAGTTGAAGGGCGTTTAGATGCAGCCCAAATGGTGGCAGGAATGCCCTTAGCCATGACATTAGGCTTCGGTAAAAATCCCCCAATTCCAATGGTAACCGCCTTAACTTTATCTCGCAATGGAAATGCCATTACTTTGAATAAACAGTTGTATGAAAACGGAGTTATAACTTTAGAAGACTTTAAAAATTATATCGAAAAAAAACTTGACAAAGTGCATACATTAGGTATGGTTCATCCGAGTTCCATGCACAATTTAATGCTCAGGTATTGGTTAGCCGCAGGAGGAATTAACCCGGATCAAGATGTTAATTTAACCGTGATTCCACCGCCCCAAATGCAAGCGAATTTAAAAGCGGGGAATATTGATGGTTATTGTGTCGGGGGGCCGTGGAATGCTCGCTCTGTTCATGAAGGGTTAGGCTTTATTATTGCCAATAGTTTTGATATTTTCCCCAATGGACATACAGAGAAAGTTTTAGGGGCAACAGAAGACTGGGCAAATCGTTATCCAAAGACCCATATTGCCTTGGTGAAAGCCTTAATTGAAGCTTGCGATTATTGCGATGATCGCCGAAATCGAGAAGAAATTTTAGAGATTTTATGCCGCGATGAATATGTTGGTTCTGCACCGGAATATACCCGATTAGGATTTATTGATCCGGTTCAACGGGGGGATGGTAAACCACCCGAATTATTAGTCAATTACAATCAATTTTTTGTGGATAAAACCAATTGCCCCGATGCCACAGAATTCCTTTGGATCATGGCAGAAATGGCACGTTGGGGAATTATTCCCTTTCCGAGAAACTGGGTTTCCATTATAGAACGAGTGTTAAGAACGGATGTTTATGGTCAAGCTGCCAGAGAATTAGGATTATCCGATATGGGACGCGATCGCCAAAGTATAAAACTGTTTGATGGCACAATATTTAATCCCCATGAACCGATTAAATATCTCAAAAATCTGAAGATTAAACAGGAAATTCGGATTGAAGAAATTATCCTTGATCCGATCGCTGCTTAA
- a CDS encoding nitrate ABC transporter ATP-binding protein (This model describes the ATP binding subunits of ATP-binding cassette (ABC) transporters for nitrate transport, or for bicarbonate transport, in bacteria and archaea.), giving the protein MQILDNISSKPTSSLKSDDFLVIDQVSKVYDTPKGKYIVLEDVNLRVKEGEFICIIGHSGCGKSTLLNMVAGFNQPTTGVISVQGQLITEPGPERMVVFQNYSLLPWLTAKENIHLGVESVYPDKSTAEQLEIVKENLELVGLSEAANKKPSQLSGGMKQRVSIARALATRPQILILDEPFGALDPITREELQEELLNIWQDHRITVLMITHDIDEALFLADRLVMMTNGPAAQIGEILDIPFSRPRNRAKIMEDPRYYELRNYALDFLFRRFAHHEEDEETTEEITTEDKTPDTGLAQSTTIAPSSSHIATEVLNMQPNRPNPDENPYAKTPEPELTRGVDPVIPDKNPYAKTPEPEFTHGVDPATPPEEMSPATKTAILFSLWGVIIATLVGSLVFNSTPTTANKEAETPEPSATTMETETTPVAETVTPITTASPTLSPTPTATLSPTTVPSVSPSPSLESTATPSPNAVATTSPSPNSLGSTTTLPSPSSTTAIAPTTTLSPSPTTISPSPVATASPTPESLAATTTSPSATATAPTTTASPSVSSSPVATTSPTESATSISSTTATPSAEDLEQLNQEVFATINQAWTNTPVTAVSVYLIKVSRTGDILSYEAKSPDATQNVNNTPLPKLVKSDVTQTPYTQFEATFTPVGTLDLKSAQ; this is encoded by the coding sequence ATGCAAATTTTAGATAATATTTCCTCTAAACCCACTTCTTCCTTAAAATCCGATGACTTTTTGGTGATTGATCAAGTGTCTAAAGTTTATGACACCCCTAAAGGGAAATATATTGTGCTTGAAGATGTTAATCTTCGGGTCAAAGAAGGCGAATTTATTTGCATTATCGGTCACTCTGGGTGTGGAAAATCCACGCTATTAAATATGGTGGCTGGGTTTAATCAACCGACAACCGGGGTAATATCCGTTCAAGGACAGTTGATCACCGAACCTGGGCCAGAACGGATGGTGGTGTTTCAAAATTATTCTCTGTTACCTTGGTTGACCGCCAAAGAAAATATTCACTTAGGGGTTGAGTCAGTATATCCTGACAAATCTACGGCTGAACAACTGGAAATTGTCAAAGAAAATTTAGAGTTAGTCGGGTTATCCGAAGCGGCGAATAAAAAACCCTCTCAACTCTCAGGAGGTATGAAACAACGGGTTTCTATTGCTCGCGCCTTAGCCACTCGTCCCCAAATTTTAATTTTAGACGAACCCTTTGGAGCCTTAGACCCCATTACCCGCGAAGAATTACAGGAAGAACTGCTCAATATTTGGCAAGATCATCGGATTACAGTTTTAATGATTACCCATGATATTGATGAAGCCTTGTTTTTAGCCGACCGTTTGGTGATGATGACCAATGGCCCAGCCGCCCAAATTGGGGAAATTTTAGACATTCCCTTCTCCCGTCCTAGAAATCGGGCGAAAATTATGGAAGATCCGCGATATTATGAATTGCGGAACTATGCTCTCGATTTTCTCTTCCGACGTTTTGCTCATCACGAAGAAGATGAAGAGACTACCGAAGAGATCACAACAGAAGATAAAACCCCTGACACGGGATTAGCACAAAGCACTACAATAGCACCCAGTTCTAGTCATATAGCAACAGAGGTGCTGAATATGCAACCCAATAGACCTAACCCGGATGAAAATCCCTATGCTAAAACGCCTGAACCTGAACTCACTCGTGGGGTTGATCCGGTAATTCCAGATAAAAATCCCTATGCTAAAACCCCCGAACCTGAGTTTACTCATGGGGTTGATCCGGCGACTCCACCTGAAGAAATGTCGCCTGCAACAAAAACAGCGATATTATTTTCACTCTGGGGAGTGATTATCGCAACCTTAGTGGGCTCATTAGTTTTTAATTCCACGCCCACTACCGCAAATAAAGAGGCAGAAACCCCAGAACCATCTGCTACGACGATGGAAACAGAAACCACCCCCGTTGCTGAAACGGTTACTCCCATCACCACGGCTTCTCCCACCCTATCCCCCACTCCGACTGCTACCTTATCCCCTACTACAGTTCCCTCGGTCAGTCCTTCTCCCTCCTTGGAGTCAACCGCAACTCCTTCACCGAACGCAGTAGCAACGACATCACCGAGTCCCAATAGCCTTGGATCGACAACAACCCTTCCCTCTCCCAGTTCAACAACGGCTATTGCCCCGACAACAACCCTATCTCCATCCCCAACAACGATTTCACCCTCTCCCGTTGCGACTGCATCCCCAACGCCTGAAAGTTTAGCGGCGACTACAACTTCCCCATCTGCAACGGCAACCGCACCTACCACAACGGCCTCACCCTCGGTTTCTTCTTCTCCGGTGGCTACCACCTCGCCGACTGAATCAGCAACATCCATTAGTAGCACAACAGCAACCCCTAGTGCTGAGGATCTTGAACAGTTAAATCAAGAGGTTTTTGCCACCATTAATCAAGCTTGGACAAACACTCCGGTAACGGCTGTATCCGTTTATTTGATTAAGGTAAGTCGAACCGGGGATATTTTAAGTTACGAAGCTAAATCTCCCGATGCGACTCAAAATGTTAATAATACCCCTTTGCCGAAGTTAGTCAAGTCGGATGTTACCCAAACTCCTTATACCCAATTTGAGGCAACCTTTACTCCCGTAGGAACTTTAGATCTCAAATCGGCTCAATAG